TTTGCAATATTTTGCAATAAAAGAATTTTTCCCGAAGTGGTTCCACCTGCCTCCAATCACATAAACAaacaaacaggtcaaaatgttCAAAGATTCAGTAGCACTGATATAATCTGGTTGCAAAGTTTTGTCATATTAGTGAAAGTCAGAAATATATGTtgcaaaaactagaaaaactaGTCTGAACTCATGGCTAGAATCTACCTCAAGTTGAGCCCTAAGATCTTCAGCTTGCTCCagtttctgttttagctgcatATACTTGCTCTTTTCAGCAGCCAGTTCCTCCTGAATCATGCCCTTCTGCTTCTCTCGTGATTGAAACTTCAACATATTCGCCTTCTCCCTTCTGTATACCTCCTCACAGCTAGCAGCTGTCTCAGCTGCACGTGACTTTGCCACTTCCATCTCCTGCCTCAAAGCAGCATTTTCAACTTCAAGTTTGCGCACAGTAGCATTGGCTCTCTCTACCTGGCTACTAGCTTTACACAAGGCATTCTCCATCTCCGATAGCTTCTTCATAGTGTTTTCTTCCAAATTTTGCTTCTCTTTCTTGAGCCGTTCAACTTCGTCCTTTTCTTGCCTGAGTGCCTTCAGCTCAGCTTTGTCCTTGCTTAGTCTACGAGCAGCCTGCATAACTTTTTGATTTGCCCACTCAGTCCACTCTTGGAGCTGATTTTGCAATTCGCGAACCCTTGGGACCAGCTTCAGAATCATTTCATCCCTCTTTTCCTCTGGAACTGAGTGGGGCAGGGACTCATCAACTGGCACTACACGATAACTTGAATTGGATATCTCAGCATCAGCTGCCATTGGACCGCAACTGCTTTTGGCAGGCAAAGAAAGAGATAGCTCAGTATCTGCACCAATTAATGCAGGTGAATCATTCGCTGTAGGCAATGAAGATTCAGCATTAGTAGATTCTACATCAGACTTAGATGATATAGAAACAGAAACGCTGTTAGCAGCTCCCATGTTAAATACTGGACCTGAAGGGAACCCAACATTTGCCGAAATATTGTGATTCAAATTGTCTTGGGGCATTTCAACCCCAACTGCCTtgccaattttgaaaatattccTGCTATTCACACCTGTAGATTCTGCTATAGGCCTTAGTTTTTTATCCAAAACCAGGCCACCAAAACCACTGAGCTTCCCTGTTCTCGAGCTCACTTTTGAACCATATGTTCGAGAGCTTTTATCCAAATGAAGGGACTTTTGTCTAAGTATATAATCTCTCCTGGTGAATCCAGACACTTTTCTACTACCCACAAATTTTTCTTCTGAAACTGATGTTCCTGCTAAGCTAAAGGTTTTCTCAACAGCTGCTGCTGGAGAACTGGGGCGTTCTTTGTCTGGAGCAAGTCCATGGGCAACCAAGGAACCTTTCGACTTTAAACTTGAGACACCTGCTACTGTTGTTGCCTCAGAGTGAAAGGTATGTCCATAAGGATTTGCCATGTTTGTTGCCTCTGAAGGACCATTATGGGAACAACTGACAGAAGCGTCTGCATCAGATGTCAGCGACAGAGAAGCCAAATCACTAACTATATTGTTTGGATGATCACCTTCCATGGTGCAAGCATGAGATATATTCATGTCGGACACTAATAAGAACCACATTGCATCACCAGTGCTGAAATCAGGCTTCACCTCTCTTAGAAAGCAAACTGATTCTGCAAGCATGTAGTGCTCCAACGCCATAAGATTGTCGAAGTCATACTCCCTCAAAGTATCAACATGCCTTCCACCTCGAAGATATGCTAAAGTGCTGTCCACTATGTTTGACACAGTATCCTTTGTCCCAAAGCATTGGCCAGACCTTGATACAGCATCGGTAGCAACTTTTTCACTATAACCATAAGCAACTATTTTCTTAATTGCAGTTTTCAGGTTTGATTCCAAGTTGCTCAAAACAAGTTCCTGTAACTCAGACTCGGTGAGATCATTCCATTGAGCATTGTGATCTGACTCATAAGCTTCAACCTCCTCTCTCTGCAAGCTCGAACCAACTTCAGATGGTCCTGCCAAACAAGACAGCCCGAGGTCCAGTTTTAAACCCTCCGATTGGTCTTGCTTTACACAGCAAGTTTCACACCCATTTGAAGGAGCATGACTCAGAACAGAATCAAACTTTTCAGCAGTAAACTCGTAAATTTTGCATTCACTTTGTGGTTCAGGGACAACCTTATTAGGTTCTGCCATTGGTGTATCAGCCCTgaattttcttttattcctaCTCCCTTTCTCTTGAACGATCATCAATGATGATTCACTGGAAGCACCGCCACAAGCTTTCAGCACGGTAGATGCCATTCTTGACTGCAAAACAGAGCACCCAAAGAtataaaaccaagaaaattgACAAAACCAATGCATGTAAACAGAACCCAGATAAATTTCTCAATCaattcaaataaattcaaattgatatcatcaatcaaaaaaacaACCCACAGATCAAATAACAAGACAAGAGAATCCCAGAAAAACCAACCAAAAACCATGCATTCCAGATGAAGATCCCAACATTAACTCAATTGCTTATTttgattattaaaaaaaaaaaggtatcttTCTGAGGTTTTTTGATTCAGACTTACCAGATTTCAGCTTGATTCTGTGTTGCCGCAGTCAATTTGGTTGATGTCAATCAATTGCATGAAGCTCTCGGAAAAGTGAGAGAGCtctggtgtttttttttttttttttctctttccctcccctctctctcctttcttgctCCAATTTCCGGACAGCAATTCTGgctgtatatatttttttccttaccttcttttttcttttttattggtTTATTAACCGGAGAAGGCATATGTGCCAATTGCCAGCATGGCTAACTACGGTTAAAATCCAAACAGTACTGGACCCCACctacttgctttaatttttgttttctccCTTCTTCAGTTATGGTTCCTTGTTTTTATCGCATGTATtgtgggcctgtttggaacctgagttttttgggagtttgtctaaaactttactgtagtgcactgtagaagtttttgaaaaaattttgtaaaagttttttataaggtgaaaaatttttttgtaggAATTTTTTTGTAAgggaaaaactttttttccttttcttttttttttttctctttctcttttttttttctttttttttctttcttcttcttccccgttACCTCTGCCTCCCAGCAGCAACGCAGCCTACTCCACCCCCTACTCCGCCACCGGCCCCACCTCTAGCACCTCCGGCCACGATGTTCCTGATTTCGCACCCCCAACAGCTGCTGCTCCACCGTGTGCCTCTCCACACTGTCCGTCCCCATTCCGTCCTCCAGCACATTGAATAGCGCCGAGTAGTAATGCAGCGCCTCCACGAACCGCCGCAAGAAGCTTCCCCTGTGGCTCAGGTCCTGCTGGTTGCTGGCGCGTCGAGACAGTTCATGGCCACGCACTCGGCGCATTGCAGGAGGAGGCCCAGGAGACAGAGGCCGGAGGACTTGGTGTCGCCAGCTGCTGCTCCACCCAAGGAGGCGGTTGCGGCGGCGGCTTCGAGCTCAGCAACGTCATCGTCCTAGTTGTCTAAGTCGATGGTTTTATCAGCGGAGGTGGAAGGGTTGTCGGGGCCGAGGGAGAAGTGGCGGCGTTTGAGGAGGAGAGGTCTTCGTGGTGGGCAGAAGAGGAGCGCTTGGACTGCATAGAGGAGGAGGAGTTGGAGGAGGGACGAGCGTTTCTGCTGGGGGGAAAGAGAATGGGAATGGGAACGGAATTA
This region of Coffea arabica cultivar ET-39 chromosome 3c, Coffea Arabica ET-39 HiFi, whole genome shotgun sequence genomic DNA includes:
- the LOC113738168 gene encoding putative E3 ubiquitin-protein ligase RF298 isoform X1 yields the protein MASTVLKACGGASSESSLMIVQEKGSRNKRKFRADTPMAEPNKVVPEPQSECKIYEFTAEKFDSVLSHAPSNGCETCCVKQDQSEGLKLDLGLSCLAGPSEVGSSLQREEVEAYESDHNAQWNDLTESELQELVLSNLESNLKTAIKKIVAYGYSEKVATDAVSRSGQCFGTKDTVSNIVDSTLAYLRGGRHVDTLREYDFDNLMALEHYMLAESVCFLREVKPDFSTGDAMWFLLVSDMNISHACTMEGDHPNNIVSDLASLSLTSDADASVSCSHNGPSEATNMANPYGHTFHSEATTVAGVSSLKSKGSLVAHGLAPDKERPSSPAAAVEKTFSLAGTSVSEEKFVGSRKVSGFTRRDYILRQKSLHLDKSSRTYGSKVSSRTGKLSGFGGLVLDKKLRPIAESTGVNSRNIFKIGKAVGVEMPQDNLNHNISANVGFPSGPVFNMGAANSVSVSISSKSDVESTNAESSLPTANDSPALIGADTELSLSLPAKSSCGPMAADAEISNSSYRVVPVDESLPHSVPEEKRDEMILKLVPRVRELQNQLQEWTEWANQKVMQAARRLSKDKAELKALRQEKDEVERLKKEKQNLEENTMKKLSEMENALCKASSQVERANATVRKLEVENAALRQEMEVAKSRAAETAASCEEVYRREKANMLKFQSREKQKGMIQEELAAEKSKYMQLKQKLEQAEDLRAQLEDRWRQEAKRKEELLAQASLLKKEREQIEVSLKTKEDSMKSKAENNLRKHKDDIQKLEKEISKLRLMTDSSKIAALKRGIDGNYASRLTDSTYAPLPKESHISYISKVVNDFQDYSGGGDVKRERECVMCLSEEMSVVFLPCAHQVVCRTCNELHEKQGMEDCPSCRSPIRQRICVRYACA
- the LOC113738168 gene encoding putative E3 ubiquitin-protein ligase RF298 isoform X2, which gives rise to MASTVLKACGGASSESSLMIVQEKGSRNKRKFRADTPMAEPNKVVPEPQSECKIYEFTAEKFDSVLSHAPSNGCETCCVKQDQSEGLKLDLGLSCLAGPSEVGSSLQREEVEAYESDHNAQWNDLTESELQELVLSNLESNLKTAIKKIVAYGYSEKVATDAVSRSGQCFGTKDTVSNIVDSTLAYLRGGRHVDTLREYDFDNLMALEHYMLAESVCFLREVKPDFSTGDAMWFLLVSDMNISHACTMEGDHPNNIVSDLASLSLTSDADASVSCSHNGPSEATNMANPYGHTFHSEATTVAGVSSLKSKGSLVAHGLAPDKERPSSPAAAVEKTFSLAGTSVSEEKFVGSRKVSGFTRRDYILRQKSLHLDKSSRTYGSKVSSRTGKLSGFGGLVLDKKLRPIAESTGVNSRNIFKIGKAVGVEMPQDNLNHNISANVGFPSDTELSLSLPAKSSCGPMAADAEISNSSYRVVPVDESLPHSVPEEKRDEMILKLVPRVRELQNQLQEWTEWANQKVMQAARRLSKDKAELKALRQEKDEVERLKKEKQNLEENTMKKLSEMENALCKASSQVERANATVRKLEVENAALRQEMEVAKSRAAETAASCEEVYRREKANMLKFQSREKQKGMIQEELAAEKSKYMQLKQKLEQAEDLRAQLEDRWRQEAKRKEELLAQASLLKKEREQIEVSLKTKEDSMKSKAENNLRKHKDDIQKLEKEISKLRLMTDSSKIAALKRGIDGNYASRLTDSTYAPLPKESHISYISKVVNDFQDYSGGGDVKRERECVMCLSEEMSVVFLPCAHQVVCRTCNELHEKQGMEDCPSCRSPIRQRICVRYACA